From the Lactuca sativa cultivar Salinas chromosome 9, Lsat_Salinas_v11, whole genome shotgun sequence genome, the window gttaagaaaCTCGTTTACTAATGCCTTAAATTCCTAATccacaaatatgtttttattttaatatacaaaaaaataagaaattatattatataaaggctcgtttaggctcgcgggcctaatcgagcttagtgacataggctcgagctcaaactcgtttaataaacgaacttaatattaagctcgagctcggctcgggctgtctaaaatcggtttcgagtcgagcttttagcgATCCGATCCCAAGTAGCTCACAAGTAGCTTGACTTGTTTGCATCCCTAACTATGCTGGATAAAATAAGCtgctgaaaaaaaaataaaaaacagaaTTAAGAGACTATAAAATTATACATCTAACTTacttttttgtataaaaattaaaaaactacCAAATAGCCCTTAGTATTTCACTTTGGTGCAAAAAATACGACTTTGCAACATACTTTCCTATCTCAATATTCCACATTTAACGATTTTTTCTTTCTACAAAACATGGAATTATGGAAATTGGTAGAGCACATATAATTTTTGGTGAATTGAGATATAATTGAAGGCAAAGGACATACACACACATGAGACATCACACCCACACACGTACagcagacacacacacacataaacttTTTTTATAAACATTAAACAAAGGGGTTATAAGTAAAAAATGGCATCTTGTGAATTACTTTTCTTACATTACCTAAATACACTCTTGATATCATTTTCTCAAAACCCTGTATTAGCCAACCTGAGTTGTTGGAATGGGCATCACTACATTACTTATGTATGTTGGAATATCGAAAGAAAATGGTTGTATTATATTCTAATGGTTTATATCATCATTACTTATTTTTGGGATTCATCGTATTTGGACATGGTTTTGGGAATGGACTGTATTTGTTCTATCTACTAACCTTTATCTTGTAAGAATTTGATCGGTTGAATATTGAAGATACAAAGTTTCTTGCCTTAGAAGATTCAGTCTGGTGTTAGCTTGATTCATAGatgttggtgttgaattttgtatACATAAGGTCATTGTTGCATAAAGGATTTAGCAACACCcgattattatttatatatgtatttggGATGCGTTTGGTACCTTAAATTCCAATTTAAGGTCTTTTTTTTGTTATATTCCATTGCATTAAATTGTAGTGTGCGACACATTTCTACTTATTGCCTAAGGAAGCTAAGAACATGTGAATTGTATGAAAACTTAGATTTGATAAAAGACACATGTTTGATGCAGTAAGCATATAATGTGATAGAAAATGTGTTTCTCGATTTTAAGCTTAAAAGGGCATCGACATTAGCATATTGTTTCACGTAGGGACCCTTCACTTTACAACAAATTAACATAGTATTTACATAAAGGTCATTTATTCATCACtatactatttatttattttttaaaattaaaacaattttatatCACTAACAGAAAACAAGTTAAACTGCTAAccctataataaataaaaatttaacgtTATTTTCTTATGGCTTCGAATACTTTAACTTTTTTAACCAATAACCTTTAACCAAATAATATCAAATATTGTCCTCCATCTTTAAAATTAAAGGGTCAAATTCAATTTGAAACATATGTATAGCAATTGTTTAGAATAAGATTGTTTACTATTTGGTTATAACCGAATTATCAAATCAGACAATTTAGATTGAACTATTTGGTTTAAATATTCGGATTTTGGATTGATTTTTAAttaaaccgaattattattttggatttcagattggttttggtttataaataaacaccgaataatccaaaaaaaccgaataacaacTTATTATTTAGTTTTAATCTATATCGTTAATATCTATAAAATTACTAAATTATTTTTTAAGTATTATAAATTTTCATCCAATATAATACCttaatatgtatttattatcAAAAGTTTCTTGTCATTGAAATATTAAAACTATAATCATTTTTTCTTAATAGttttttagttacttttataaatcATAATTCATAACTAAATGGttttttagttacttttatagagTTGGCTAACATCTAAGTAATATATCTTAAAATGTCACCCCTCTTAAAAATCGAATTGTAAAAACCAATCCAATCGAATTGTAGTTTTTTTGGATCGAATCggttttgaatttaatttgaattattcagatctattttttaaaaatcaaaatctatTTGAATTTATTTGATCGGATGTGAACAAACCAATCTATCCAAACAAACACTTATAATTTAGAAGATTATATTTGCCACTAAACCCAAATTACATATTTTCTTCCTATATggataaatacatgaaatatgattttttttttttttttttttttttaaataataataagaaaCATGGTATGACTACACAAGCACGAAGTACAAGTATATATATAGTGAGATTGGAATAAACAGACCCCATGTCACGTGACTTCCAGCGTGACCGTTATATCTGTACGTTGGCCCACCGGCTACATTAGCTGTGCCCACTCTCGTTCCAATACCTTTTATTTATTCTACAATAATAATAATGACTGATTCATTCTCTTGATCATCCTAGAAATTTCATGGCTACAAATTCCATATCCACTCGCAATTTAGGGTTCCAGTTCTTCCAATTTGCTCAATCAGCATTACTTTCTCCAATTTAAAgctttcttcattcattcattatGGAAACTAAGGTATGTTGAAGTCTTCCACATTTAATTCACACTTTATCTTCACTTATTTAATTTCTCCAATTTTTTGAGTCGACGTCTTTTTGGAAGTGAAAGATTAAGCAATTGGCATTTACTTGAATTCAACCAATACCTAATTGGAAATTTGAGATTTAATTTCGCCGATTCGTTTTGCTATAGCCGGAAACGGTTGTTGTTAACTATCGGTCGTTACTTTTGGATCGCTTTTGTTGTATctatcatttatatacaattgttaAAATTAAGCAAGTGTTCTTTGCTAAAACCAATGGATGATAACGAGTCGATATCCCCTGAAGAATTGGGAAATGTCGGTGAAAGTGAAATTAAATTAAAAAGTAATGGTGTGTGTCACGTTGAAGATGTTAATGATTCGTCCAATCGATCGTCGTCCACATCTGTAAATAAGCGTGGATTGAGAAAATGGCGGAGGATGCCTAGGGAACTTGTTAAAACTCCAGGTAGTAAAATAGATAGTAGAAATAATGGGGATTTGGGTGATTCACTAGTTAGGGATTCTATGGTGAATGTTAATGGTAATTCTAAACTCCATCACGGTGATTCtggattgggtgatcattctgTTCTTGCAACTAGGGCAGATTCTGAAAACAGTGAGGACCAAAGTATCAGGTCCTCATATGCTCCAAGAACAAGGCCTAAAATAAGTAATTCAAATGGGGGAAATTCAGCCATTTCAGTTCATTCTGGAGATCAGAAAAGCAATCATCAAACTGGATCCATCAAGAAGCTTAGGGGATTCAATATCGAGAAGGAAAATTCAGATTCCAATATGGGCAACTTTCTCTTTGTGCAGGGGACTACTAACTCTGTAGCAACCAAAAGTAAACAGAGTGGGAATTCTACAaaaaatgatgatgatgaactTGTAAACAATGAAGCTGAATCTGAAGATGTCAAACAAGAAGATGCAGAAGAAGCTAAGGATTCATGGGAGGTGAAGGAAGAAAAGATTGAGAAACCTGAGGTGGGATTTGACCAAGATGCCCTTGTGGAATCCATCACAAGTTTCGATTCTTCAGTTGAAGAACTTGAAATAGGTATACACCAAAGTTTCCTACTTTATTCATTCTTGATAAACTATTAttcattttcttttaaataatttgCAGAAGTGCAAAAATGGAAAGATATAGGGAAAGATGAGTCAGAGCCATTGACTTTTGATGACTCGATTCGTAATATTCTTGAGCTCAAAGATGCCACAATTTCAGAACTTGAATCTGCCATAACATCAGCAGACACTAAAACTGAACTTGATGAGCTTTTGAAGGAAAATATCCAAGCTGAGGTGGAAATTGTAGCAATAACTACAACAACTAAAagcttgatgcatgaaatgaaacATAATTTACAACAAAAAGCTGAAGATGATGTAAAGAAACTGGAAAATAAGAAGGTGTTGAAGAAACAGGAAACAGAAGAAGatgtaaagaaattgaaaaatagGGTGTGTAGATTAAGTTCATGTCTCTTAATCCAATTGATACTATTGTTTGTGACATTTTACATtgaaatttcttcccaaaaagtgGAGCTTGTTCCCACTTAATTCACTCATATAATTAATAAGTAAGTATGTAGCCCTCTGTAATATTTGTGTTTCGTTTTTGGGTTATTGTAAGGAGGTTGTCGATTTGAATCTtgtgtaattaattaaaattatggtTATATGAAGTAATAGCTAATTATGCCATTCTTGAAAGGTGTTAATTTGGATCaaattctgttttattttttgtattttagtAAATAGTTGATTATACTATAATTATGAAGACTTTTAGGATCATCTGTTCAATGTGATAAAAGGTTGGaagatttgattttgatttgaTTTATGGGATTTTGACTAAACTGGACTGAAGTTGACTATACTAATAAACATGATATTTcaaatgatgttttaaataaaaaaatgaattttaaagACACACGCCAATTTATCAAGATTGATATAGTGCATATCCAATGCAATCCACATTCAATACACACACATTTGCGATGTAACCTTTGTGACATATCATGTTGCTTAATGTTCCAGTTATCACCCCACGAAAGTGTACAAAATGATCTTTGATTTGACATCCTCGGTTTTATtcgtatttttttttgaaaattttgaaataaaaaaatggaTACTTTTGGAAAGTATTCTTATATATTGAAGTCCGTTTATGGACCTATTATCATGTACCGACTTTTATCAgtggtatttttttttattactattaTTTACAAGTGGTTAATTATGTGGAATTGGAATATATCGAAAACATCTTCGAATTCTTAATGGGCATGCTTTTTAGTTTTATGGAAGTTGTATGTAGACTTTTGTAATCCCCATGTCAtcctattttaaaaaattaaaaacaggTTACCTAAGATTCTTGCCAAACAAGAATCCagtttttatacatatataagtaATTACGTGAacgttaataaaaaaaaattaggagtGTAAATTGTACCGTGTTCAGATTTGCTGAAAACATAACCTGAACGGGACCCAAGTAATTAAAATATCATATGGTTCAACACTAATCCATATAAGCCAAACACGGACACAAACCATTTAAATCGCTCAATTTATGTGTTTGTGGGTCATAACCTTGTTATTCGAATTCACAAGTATCAACGGGTTTGTAGGTAGGGTGTAATTGAGCTGAATCGAGTTGAATGCTATCAAGTTCGAAACTCGACTCCACTAAAATACTCGGGTTCAAAACTAACCCGTGCCTCAATTTCAAACTCGGGCTGTAGCTCAATAAAGTAATCGACACTTTCGAACTTGGCTCAACTCGACTTGACTAATTATTAAAAAGATAAAATTACATTAAGTTGAAATAGAAATACACCTAACTCATGAGCTTGACTCGACTCAGCCGATCATATAAAATCTGAATAAAATAAAGGGTAAAAATATAAATGTAATTAAGCTCGATTAAGCTCCCAAGCTTCATGATTTGCATATTTCAATATTCAAGAGCTCGACTCGACTTGAACCGAATTGATTTCGAGTATTTTTCGAGTTGGTTTTGAATATCTCACAAGCTAGTTTGATGCAGTTACACCCCTATTTGTAGGTCATAATATTGTTTGCAGGTGATCACCGTATAAAGCATATATACATCATCttcattaatttttaatatatttaaactGTTTTTTTAAAATCAATTTCATAAGAAAAAGTTAAGGGTAGAAGATCTTTAATTAAACAATAGTCGATTAAGCAACATGGAGTCGTGACATATGGAAATGATTAGGATTTAGGGCATTGCAAATTCAAAACGTGAAAAAGGACGAGGCTAAGAGTTCAAAATTTGTGGATAAGTGTGTTAAAGTGATTTGCTTTTTAGGGCTACATAGATTTAGGCATTGCATATTTCAAAAatgaaatatatgtttttttaacctAATATAATTAAAAGGATTTGCGAGTCCTGCATGAACCGCCTACCAATCTGAACATGACCTGTTTATTATACAAGTTACAACCTGGCAATGAACCGATCCCATTTCAGACAACCCAAACTTGTTTATTTGCATGTCGTATCAAAAATTACCACCCGTAATAAAACTGATGTTTTTACTTCAAGATTGGTGATATTTGGAAATACATGGCTAAAACGGTCATTCACACATCATATATGCAAAGACGCAATATTATTTTACGTAAAAAAATTGATAAAAATAGTTGCCAATTTGCTCATGACATAATTCATTCAAAACATTGAATAAAGGCATGCCATTCAACTCTTGATATTCTCAAAGTTATGACTTGTGACTTGGAAAACTTTTATTGATTCTTGCAAGAAATATGACAAATATATAATACGAGGGTATTCTTGTAATTTACTCATCCCCATAAGATTGGCTTCTTTCTTTGACATTTTCCTAGTCCAAGTCTTCCTTCCACTACCCCACTTTCCACCTTTTGGGTTGGTTATTTCACAACCTCCAACTATATTTTCTACTTACATCCACCAATTATTTATTATCTACCTTTTAACAACATTCTTTTTCACAAAAATCCAAGCCCAATATTACCCTTTGTTTATTCttatcaaaatataaaaaaacaaaaatcctttttttttcatttttaaattgtaACCttgaacaccacaaaatctttgCAGTAAATTAAGATCAAAAACACAGAAAACTCAgaaagctagtgattgattgattTGATTAATCCCATTTGAAGTCCAATATATTCCTAGTACATATGCAACCTTGCTTACATTatgacatcatcatcatcatccaaaaGAAACCAACaaaaaaagggtattttggaactTTCCTTTAATCCCATGCTAAACACTCTTGCATGTCATCATCACCAATAAAATTCAAACACATAACACCAGCCATATCTAATAACACTTCCCAAAAAGTGATCATTTTTtcaggaaaagaaaagaaaatccgTTTGGGAAATCATCTACTACTACTACTAATTCTAATGAAAAGGtgataaaatcaaaaattaaaaaaaaaaaaaaaaaaaaaaaaaaactaacccaTGTTTGAGTTGTATGATGAAGAAGCATACCCATTTCCATTTACATTTCCAGCTTCATCTTCCATCATTGTAGCCGGAGGAAACTCATTCAGATCAATGTCAAGACCTTTCCGGCGGCCGCTACTAGCTGCTTCTCCGGTGGAGGTGATTTGGCTCGACGGAGCTGCTTGTGCTTCGATGGTTCCAGTCCAGTGGCACCTCTTATGCCCACCAAGTGCTTGTCCTGTTGGAAAAATCTTGTCGCAGATTTTACATTGATGAAGTATACCATTGCTCCCCAGAGTCACCATGGCATCAGCAGCAAATTCGACTTCTTTCTCCACATG encodes:
- the LOC111897982 gene encoding WPP domain-interacting protein 2, with product MDDNESISPEELGNVGESEIKLKSNGVCHVEDVNDSSNRSSSTSVNKRGLRKWRRMPRELVKTPGSKIDSRNNGDLGDSLVRDSMVNVNGNSKLHHGDSGLGDHSVLATRADSENSEDQSIRSSYAPRTRPKISNSNGGNSAISVHSGDQKSNHQTGSIKKLRGFNIEKENSDSNMGNFLFVQGTTNSVATKSKQSGNSTKNDDDELVNNEAESEDVKQEDAEEAKDSWEVKEEKIEKPEVGFDQDALVESITSFDSSVEELEIEVQKWKDIGKDESEPLTFDDSIRNILELKDATISELESAITSADTKTELDELLKENIQAEVEIVAITTTTKSLMHEMKHNLQQKAEDDVKKLENKKVLKKQETEEDVKKLKNRVCRLSSCLLIQLILLFVTFYIEISSQKVELVPT